One Thermoplasmata archaeon DNA window includes the following coding sequences:
- a CDS encoding GYD domain-containing protein — translation MPNYVFLVQLTDQGIHTVKDSPKRANDFERAITAAGGKVTTILHTMGIYDAVVTAELPSDEVANRLALGVGLSGAARTITLKGWTDAEFRQLVEKL, via the coding sequence ATGCCGAACTACGTGTTCTTGGTGCAATTGACCGATCAGGGGATTCACACGGTGAAGGACTCACCCAAGCGGGCCAATGATTTCGAGCGTGCGATCACCGCGGCCGGGGGCAAGGTGACCACGATCCTGCATACCATGGGGATCTACGACGCGGTGGTCACCGCGGAACTCCCTTCGGACGAGGTGGCGAACCGCCTCGCGCTCGGAGTCGGGCTGAGCGGAGCCGCGCGGACCATCACGCTCAAGGGCTGGACCGACGCCGAGTTCCGTCAGCTGGTGGAGAAGCTCTGA